One Myotis daubentonii chromosome 3, mMyoDau2.1, whole genome shotgun sequence genomic window carries:
- the LOC132230769 gene encoding voltage-dependent anion-selective channel protein 2-like has protein sequence MVTYGQSCTQPMCIPPSYANLSKADRDIFNKGFGFGLVKLDVKTKSCSGVEFSTSGSSNTDTGKVTGTLETKYKWCEYGLTFTEKWNTDNTMGTEIAIEDPICQGLKLTLDNTFSPNTGKKSGKIKSSYKREWMNLGCGVDFDFAGPAIHGSAVFGYEGWLAGCQTTLDSAKSKLTWNNFAVGYRTGDFQLHTDVNDGTEFGGSVYQKGCEDLDTSVNLAWTSGTNSTCFGIAAKYQLDPTASISAKANNSSLIGVGYTQTLRPGVKLILSALVDGKSINSGGHKLGLALELET, from the coding sequence ATGGTGACCTACGGACAGAGCTGCACACAGCCAATGTGTATTCCTCCATCATATGCTAACCTCAGCAAAGCTGACAGAGATATTTTCAACAAAGGATTTGGCTTTGGGTTGGTGAAACTTGACGTGAAAACAAAGTCATGCAGTGGTGTGGAATTCTCAACATCTGGTTCATCTAATACAGACACTGGTAAAGTTACTGGGACCTTAGAGACCAAATATAAATGGTGTGAGTATGGTCTGACTTTCACAGAGAAATGGAACACTGATAATACTATGGGAACAGAAATCGCAATTGAAGACCCGATCTGTCAAGGTTTGAAACTGACACTTGATAACACCTTTTCACCAAACACAGGAAAGAAAAGTGGTAAAATCAAGTCTTCTTACAAGAGGGAATGGATGAACCTTGGATGTGGTGTTGACTTTGATTTTGCTGGACCTGCAATCCATGGTTCAGCTGTCTTTGGTTACGAGGGCTGGCTTGCTGGATGCCAGACGACCTTGGACAGTGCCAAATCAAAGCTGACATGGAATAACTTTGCAGTGGGCTATAGGACTGGGGACTTCCAGCTACACACTGATGTCAATGATGGGACAGAATTTGGAGGCTCAGTTTATCAGAAAGGATGTGAAGATCTTGACACTTCAGTAAACCTTGCTTGGACTTCAGGTACCAACAGCACTTGCTTTGGTATTGCAGCTAAGTATCAGTTGGATCCCACTGCTTCCATTTCTGCAAAAGCCAACAACTCTAGTTTAATTGGAGTGGGCTACACTCAGACTCTGAGGCCTGGTGTGAAGCTTATACTGTCTGCTCTGGTAGATGGGAAGAGCATTAATTCTGGTGGCCACAAACTGGGGCTTGCCCTGGAGTTGGAGACTTAA